The following are encoded together in the Onychostoma macrolepis isolate SWU-2019 chromosome 03, ASM1243209v1, whole genome shotgun sequence genome:
- the slc35b1 gene encoding solute carrier family 35 member B1, which translates to MAAGKAASKPSLWQNERLRFIVCFCGVFVCYFYYGILQETITRGDYSQAGKKEKFRYATTLVFIQCVISAAFARLLIQFFESSKQDHTRSWLYGMCSLSYLGAMVSSNSALQYVNYPTQVLGKSCKPIPVMILGVTILRKKYPMAKYLCVFLIVTGVALFLYKPNKGSSTSDEHTFGIGEMLLLLSLTLDGLTGVAQDHMRARYQTGANHMMLNINMWSTLVLGIIVLWTGEVWEFLSFADRYPGIVYNIVLFGITSALGQTFIFMTVVYFGPLTCSIITTTRKFFTILGSVLLFGNVISTMQWFGTILVFLGLGLDAKFGKSPKKTTH; encoded by the exons ATGGCCGCCGGGAAGGCAGCGAGCAAGCCGTCTCTCTGGCAGAACGAACGGCTCCGGTTCATCGTGTGTTTCTGCGGAGTGTTCGTGTGTTACTTCTACTATGGGATACTGCAGGAGACAAT CACGCGAGGAGACTACAGTCAAGCGGGGAAGAAGGAGAAGTTTCGTTACGCCACCACACTAGTCTTCATCCAGTGTGTCATCAGTGCTGCTTTCGCCAGACTCT tAATCCAGTTTTTTGAGAGCTCAAAGCAGGACCACACGAGAAGCTGGCTGTATGGCATGTGCTCTCTATCTTACCTGGGTGCCATGGTGTCCAGTAACTCGGCCCTGCAGTATGTCAACTACCCCACACAG GTGTTGGGAAAATCCTGTAAACCAATTCCAG TGATGATTCTGGGTGTCACAATCCTAAGGAAGAAATATCCCATGGCGAagtatctgtgtgtgtttctaatCGTCACTGGGGTCGCTCTCTTCCTCTACAAACCCAACAAAGGCTCCAGCACATCAGATGAACACACATTTGGCATTGGAGAGATGTTGCTG CTGCTGTCTCTGACTCTGGATGGGCTGACAGGTGTAGCTCAGGACCACATGAGGGCAAGGTACCAAACGGGAGCCAATCACATGATGCTGAACATCAACATGTGGTCCACACTGGTCCTAGGAATAA TTGTGCTTTGGACAGGGGAGGTGTGGGAGTTTTTGTCATTTGCTGACCGCTATCCTGGCATCGTCTATAATATCGTCCTGTTTGGTATCACTAGCGCTCTTGGACAG ACTTTCATCTTCATGACTGTGGTGTATTTTGGGCCGCTCACTTGTTCCATCATCACAACGACGCGGAAGTTCTTCACCATCCTGGGGTCTgtgctgctgtttgggaacgtCATCAGCACTATGCAGTGGTTTGGTACCATCCTCGTCTTCCTCG GCCTTGGACTGGATGCCAAATTTGGAAAGTCTCCTAAGAAGACgacacactga